A region from the Symphalangus syndactylus isolate Jambi chromosome 2, NHGRI_mSymSyn1-v2.1_pri, whole genome shotgun sequence genome encodes:
- the GBF1 gene encoding Golgi-specific brefeldin A-resistance guanine nucleotide exchange factor 1 isoform X1 — protein sequence MVDKNIYIIQGEINVVVGAIKRNARWSTHTPLDEERDPLLHSFSHLKEVLNSITELSEIEPNVFLRPFLEVIRSEDTTGPITGLALTSVNKFLSYALIDPTHEGTAEGMENMADAVTHARFVGTDPASDEVVLMKILQILRTLLLTPVGAHLTNESVCEIMQSCFRICFEMRLSELLRKSAEHTLVDMVQLLFTRLPQFKEEPKSYVGTNMKKISPCLLNKLELSSGEQTKALNQLERVLLFKNLKLKMRAGGMSDSSKWKKQKRSPRPPRHMTKVTPGSELPTPNGTTLSSNLTGSMPFIDVPTPISSASSEAASAVVSPSTDSGLEFSSQTTSKEDLTDLEQPGSPGYSTATEPGSSELGVPEQPDLQQEGTHVEKSQSASVESIPEVLEECTSPADHSDSASVHDMDYVNPRGVRFTQSSQKEGTALVPYGLPCIRELFRFLISLTNPHDRHNSEVMIHMGLHLLTVALESAPVAQCQTLLGLIKDEMCRHLFQLLSIERLNLYAASLRVCFLLFESMREHLKFQMEMYIKKLMEIITVENPKMPYEMKEMALEAIVQLWRIPSFVTELYINYDCDYYCSNLFEDLTKLLSKNAFPVSGQLYTTHLLSLDALLTVIDSTEAHCQAKVLNSLTQQEKKETARPSCEIVDGTREASNTERTASDGKAVGMASDIPGLHLPGGGWLPPEHGKPGRSDMEEAVDSGADKKFARKPPRFSCLLPDPRELIEIKNKKKLLITGTEQFNQKPKKGIQFLQEKGLLTIPMDNTEVAQWLRENPRLDKKMIGEFVSDRKNIDLLESFVSTFSFQGLRLDEALRLYLEAFRLPGEAPVIQRLLEAFTERWMNCNGSPFANSDACFSLAYAVIMLNTDQHNHNVRKQNAPMTLEEFRKNLKGVNGGKDFEQDILEDMYHAIKNEEIVMPEEQTGLVRENYVWNVLLHRGATPEGIFLRVPTASYDLDLFTMTWGPTIAALSYVFDKSLEETIIQKAISGFRKCAMISAHYGLSDVFDNLIISLCKFTALSSESIENLPSVFGSNPKAHIAAKTVFHLAHRHGDILREGWKNIMEAMLQLFRAQLLPKAMVEVEDFVDPNGKISLQREETPSNRGESTVLSFVSWLTLSGPEQSSVRGPSTENQEAKRVALECIKQCDPEKMITESKFLQLESLQELMKALVSVTPDEETYDEEDAAFCLEMLLRIVLENRDRVGCVWQTVRDHLYHLCVQAQDFCFLVERAVVGLLRLAIRLLRREEISGQVLLSLRILLLMKPSVLSRVSHQVAYGLHELLKTNAANIHSGDDWATLFTLLECIGSGVKPPAALQATARADAPDAGAQSDSELSSYHQNDVSLDRGYTSDSEVYTDHGRPGKIHRSATDADVVNSGWLVVGKDDIDNSKPGPSHPGPSPLINQYSLTVGLDLGPHDTKSLLKCVESLSFIVRDAAHITPDNFELCVKTLRIFVEASLNGGGSGCKSQEKRGKSHKYDSKGNRFKKKSKEGSMLRRPRTSSQHASRGGQSDDDEDEGVPASYHTVSLQVSQDLLDLMHTLHTRAASIYSSWAEEQRHLETGGQKIEADSRTLWAHCWCPLLQGIACLCCDARRQVRMQALTYLQRALLVHDLQKLDALEWESCFNKVLFPLLTKLLENISPADVGGMEETRMRASTLLSKVFLQHLSPLLSLSTFAALWLTILDFMDKYMHAGSSDLLSEAIPESLKNMLLVMDTAEIFHSADARGGGPSALWEITWERIDCFLPHLRDELFKQTVIQDPIPMEPHGQKPLASAHLTSAAGDTRSPGHPPPPEIPSELGACDFEKPEGPRAASSSSPGSPVASSPSRLSPTPDGPPPLAQPPLILQPLASPLQVGVPPMTLPIILNPALIEATSPVPLLATPRPTDPIPTSEVN from the exons ATCCCACCCATGAGGGCACAGCAGAGGGCATGGAGAACATGGCGGATGCTGTCACCCATGCTCGTTTTGTGGGCACTGATCCTGCCAGTGATGAAGTTGTCCTGATGAAAATCCTTCAG ATTCTACGGACTCTGCTGCTAACCCCAGTGGGTGCCCACCTTACCAATGAATCTGTGTGTGAGATTATGCAGTCTTGCTTCCGGATCTGCTTTGAAATGAGGCTCAGTG AGTTATTGAGAAAATCCGCAGAGCACACTCTCGTAGACATGGTGCAGCTGCTCTTCACAAG GTTACCTCAGTTTAAAGAAGAACCCAAGAGCTATGTGGGGACCAACATGAAGAAG ATATCTCCATGTCTCCTCAACAAACTGGAGCTAAGTAGTGGGGAGCAGACCAAAGCCCTGAACCAGTTAGAGAGGGTACTACTCTTTAAGAACCTCaag CTGAAAATGAGAGCTGGAGGCATGAGTGATTCAtccaaatggaagaaacagaAGAGATCCCCTCGGCCCCCACGCCATATGACCAAAGTCACACCAGGTTCAGAGCTGCCCACTCCCAATGGAACCACCTTATCATCTAACCTCACTG GCAGCATGCCCTTCATTGATGTGCCCACTCCCATCTCCTCTGCAAGTTCAGAAGCTGCCTCAGCAGTGGTCAGTCCCTCTACAGACAGTGGCCTGGAATTCTCCTCCCAAACCACTTCCAAGGAAGACCTTACTGATCTAGAGCAACCTGGCTCTCCAGGGTACAGCACAGCTACAGAACCTGGGAGCAGTGAGCTAGGTGTTCCCGAGCAGCCTGACCTCCAG CAGGAAGGGACCCATGTGGAAAAGTCCCAGTCAGCATCTGTGGAGTCCATCCCTGAAGTGTTAGAGGAGTGCACGTCCCCTGCCGACCACTCTGACTCTGCCTCTGTCCATGACATGGATTACGTCAATCCCCGGGGCGTGCGCTTTACACAGTCCTCCCAGAAAGAAG GCACAGCTTTGGTCCCCTATGGTCTTCCCTGCATCCGCGAGCTCTTCCGCTTCCTCATCTCCCTCACCAATCCACACGACCGCCATAACTCAGAGGTTATGATTCACATGGGACTGCATTTGCTGACAGTGGCCCTTGAGTCAGCCCCTGTAGCCCAGTGCCAGACCCTCTTGGGCCTCATCAAGGATGAGATGTGCCGTCACTTATTCCAG CTACTCAGCATAGAGCGACTGAACCTTTATGCTGCTTCCCTGCGAGTATGCTTCCTACTGTTTGAGAGCATGCGAGAGCACCTCAAGTTCCAAATGGAG atgtacatcaaaaagcttatggaGATCATCACTGTGGAGAACCCCAAGATGCCTTACGAGATGAAGGAGATGGCACTGGAGGCCATTGTGCAGCTCTGGCGCATCCCCAGCTTTGTCACAGAGCTCTACATCAACTATGATTGTGACTACTACTGTTCCAACCTCTTTGAGGATCTCACAAAGCTGCTGTCCAAG AATGCCTTCCCTGTGTCTGGTCAACTCTATACAACACACCTACTATCTCTTGATGCCCTATTGACAGTGATTGACAGCACCGAGGCCCACTGCcaggccaaagtcctcaacagCCTCACCCAGCAAGAGAAGAAGGAGACAGCCAGACCAAGCTGTGAGATAGTAGATGGCACCCGAGAAGCTAGCAATA CTGAGAGAACTGCCAGCGATGGGAAAGCTGTAGGCATGGCCTCAGACATCCCAGGCCTGCATCTGCCAGGTGGAGGGTGGCTGCCACCAGAACATGGGAAACCAGGACGCAGTGATATGGAGGAAGCTGTTGACTCTGGGG CTGACAAAAAGTTTGCCCGGAAGCCACCTCGATTTTCCTGTCTCCTGCCAGATCCACGGGAactaattgaaattaaaaacaaaaagaag CTGCTAATCACTGGCACAGAGCAGTTCAATCAGAAACCAAAGAAGGGGATTCAGTTTCTGCAAGAGAAAGGCCTCCTCACCATCCCAATGGACAACACAGAGGTTGCTCAGTGGCTCCGAGAGAACCCTCGGCTGGACAAGAAGATGATTGGAGAGTTTGTGAGTGACCGCAAAAACATTGACCTGTTGGAGAGCTTTGTGAG CACCTTCAGTTTTCAGGGTCTGCGACTGGACGAAGCTCTCCGCCTCTACCTGGAAGCCTTCCGTTTGCCTGGGGAAGCACCAGTCATCCAGAGGTTGCTGGAGGCATTCACAGAGCGTTGGATG AATTGTAATGGCTCCCCATTTGCCAATAGCGATGCCTGCTTTTCCCTGGCCTATGCTGTCATCATGCTTAATACTGACCAGCACAACCACAATGTTCGTAAACAGAATGCACCCATGACCCTGGAG GAGTTTCGCAAAAATCTAAAAGGTGTGAACGGAGGCAAGGACTTTGAGCAAGACATCCTGGAGGACATGTACCATGCCATCAA GAATGAGGAAATTGTAATGCCTGAGGAACAGACAGGCTTGGTTCGGGAGAACTATGTGTGGAATGTGCTGCTTCATCGAGGTGCCACCCCTGAGGGCATATTCCTGCGTGTGCCTACTGCCAGCTATGATCTTGACCTCTTCACCATGACCTGGGGCCCCACTATTGCTGCTCTCTCTTATGTCTTTGACAAAAGCCTTGAGGAGACAATCATCCAGAAAGCCATCTCAGGCTTCAG GAAGTGCGCCATGATCTCCGCCCACTATGGCCTCAGCGATGTGTTTGACAATCTCATCATCTCTCTATGCAAATTCACAGCTCTCAGCAGTGAG TCTATTGAGAACCTGCCCAGTGTATTTGGAAGCAACCCTAAAGCCCATATTGCAGCCAAGACAGTATTCCATTTGGCCCATCGTCATGGTGACATCTTGCGGGAGGGCTGGAAGAATATCATGGAGGCCATGCTGCAGCTCTTCCGAGCCCAACTACTGCCCAAGGCTATGGTAGAG GTAGAAGATTTTGTGGATCCCAATGGCAAGATCTCTCTACAGCGGGAAGAGACACCATCAAACCG AGGAGAGTCAACAGTGCTGAGCTTTGTGAGCTGGCTAACACTGAGTGGTCCTGAGCAGTCTAGTGTGCGGGGCCCATCCACTGAAAACCAAGAGGCCAAGAGAGTGGCCTTAGAGTGTATAAAG CAATGTGACCCAGAAAAAATGATCACAGAAAGCAAGTTCCTCCAGCTGGAATCACTACAGGAGCTCATGAAG GCTCTGGTCTCAGTGACACCAGATGAAGAGACATATGATGAGGAAGATGCTGCTTTCTGCCTAGAGATGCTGCTAAGGATTGTGTTGGAGAACAG GGATCGTGTGGGCTGTGTGTGGCAGACTGTTCGAGACCATCTATACCACCTCTGTGTTCAGGCACAAGATTTCTGCTTCCTTGTGGAGCGGGCAGTGGTGGGGTTGCTACGCCTGGCCATTCGGCTGCTCCGGAGAGAAGAGATCAGTGGTCAG GTGCTGCTCTCTCTACGCATTTTGCTACTGATGAAACCCAGTGTGCTATCCCGAGTCAGCCACCAGGTTGCGTACGGGCTCCATGAACTCCTGAAGACCAACGCAGCCAACATCCACTCAGGTGATGACTGGGCCACACTCTTCACGCTGCTGGAGTGCATCGGCTCAGGTGTGAAGCCTCCAGCTGCTCTGCAGGCCACAGCCAGAGCAGATGCACCTGATGCTG GGGCCCAGTCAGACAGTGAGCTCTCATCCTACCATCAGAATGATGTGAGCCTGGATCGAGGGTACACTTCCGACTCAGAGGTCTACACTGACCATGGCAGGCCGGGCAAGATACACCGATCAGCCACAGATGCCGATGTGGTCAACAGTGGTTGGTTAGTG GTCGGGAAGGATGACATTGATAACTCCAAGCCAGGGCCCAGCCACCCAGGCCCTTCACCCCTGATCAATCAATACAGCCTAACAGTGGGACTGGATTTGGGGCCACATGACACTAAGTCTCTGCTTAAGTGTGTGGAATCGCTGTCCTTCATCGTGCGTGATGCTGCCCATATCACACCTGACAACTTCGAGCTCTGTGTCAAGACTCTCCGGATCTTTGTGGAGGCCAGTCTGAATGGCGGTGGGTCAG GATGCAAGTCCCAGGAGAAACGTGGCAAGAGTCACAAATATGACAGCAAAGGGAACCGCTTCAAGAAGAAATCCAAAGAGGGATCAATGCTTCGCCGGCCTCGAACCTCCAGCCAACATGCCTCTCGGGGCGGGCAGAGTGATGATGATGAGGACGAAGGCGTGCCTGCCAGCTACCATACGGTGTCTTTACAGGTCAGTCAGGAC TTGCTAGACCTGATGCACACCCTGCACACGCGGGCAGCCTCTATCTACAGCTCATGGGCGGAGGAGCAACGCCACCTGGAGACAGGTGGCCAGAAGATTGAAGCTGATTCTCGCACCCTCTGGGCCCACTGCTGGTGCCCTTTACTGCAGG GTATTGCCTGCCTGTGCTGCGATGCCCGGCGCCAGGTACGGATGCAGGCACTGACCTATCTGCAGCGAGCACTACTTGTACATGATCTGCAAAAGCTAGATGCCCTGGAATGGGAGTCCTGTTTTAACAAG GTGCTGTTTCCTCTACTTACCAAGCTCTTGGAGAACATCAGCCCTGCAGATGTGGGTGGGATGGAGGAGACCCGGATGAGGGCTTCCACATTGCTCTCTAAG GTCTTCCTGCAGCACCTGTCTCCACTGCTGTCACTCTCTACCTTTGCGGCCCTCTGGCTCACCATCTTGGACTTCATGGACAAGTACATGCACGCAGGTTCCAGCGACTTACTG TCAGAGGCGATCCCTGAGTCTCTGAAGAACATGCTTCTGGTGATGGACACAGCGGAGATTTTCCACAGTGCAGATGCACGGGGAGGCGGCCCCTCGGCCCTCTGGGAGATCACCTGGGAACGCATTGACTGTTTTCTGCCTCACCTACGAGATGAACTCTTCAAGCAGACCGTCATCCAGG ACCCCATACCCATGGAGCCTCATGGCCAAAAGCCTCTCGCCTCAGCCCACCTGACTTCCGCTGCTGGCGACACCAGGTCACCTGGCCATCCACCGCCCCCAGAGATTCCATCTGAGCTGGGGGCCTGTG ACTTTGAGAAGCCTGAAGGCCCCCGAGCCGCCAGCAGCAGCTCCCCAGGATCACCAGTGGCCTCAAGCCCCAGCAGGCTGAGCCCCACCCCCGATGGGCCTCCACCCTTGGCTCAGCCCCCACTGATCCTGCAGCCCTTGGCCTCCCCACTGCAGGTGGGCGTGCCACCTATGACTCTGCCCATCATCCTCAACCCTGCGCTCATCGAGGCCACCTCACCAGTGCCCCTCCTGGCCACACCCCGCCCCACAGATCCCATACCCACCTCTGAGGTCAACTAA
- the GBF1 gene encoding Golgi-specific brefeldin A-resistance guanine nucleotide exchange factor 1 isoform X15 — MVDKNIYIIQGEINVVVGAIKRNARWSTHTPLDEERDPLLHSFSHLKEVLNSITELSEIEPNVFLRPFLEVIRSEDTTGPITGLALTSVNKFLSYALIDPTHEGTAEGMENMADAVTHARFVGTDPASDEVVLMKILQILRTLLLTPVGAHLTNESVCEIMQSCFRICFEMRLSELLRKSAEHTLVDMVQLLFTRLPQFKEEPKSYVGTNMKKISPCLLNKLELSSGEQTKALNQLERVLLFKNLKLKMRAGGMSDSSKWKKQKRSPRPPRHMTKVTPGSELPTPNGTTLSSNLTGSMPFIDVPTPISSASSEAASAVVSPSTDSGLEFSSQTTSKEDLTDLEQPGSPGYSTATEPGSSELGVPEQPDLQQEGTHVEKSQSASVESIPEVLEECTSPADHSDSASVHDMDYVNPRGVRFTQSSQKEGTALVPYGLPCIRELFRFLISLTNPHDRHNSEVMIHMGLHLLTVALESAPVAQCQTLLGLIKDEMCRHLFQLLSIERLNLYAASLRVCFLLFESMREHLKFQMEMYIKKLMEIITVENPKMPYEMKEMALEAIVQLWRIPSFVTELYINYDCDYYCSNLFEDLTKLLSKNAFPVSGQLYTTHLLSLDALLTVIDSTEAHCQAKVLNSLTQQEKKETARPSCEIVDGTREASNTERTASDGKAVGMASDIPGLHLPGGGWLPPEHGKPGRSDMEEAVDSGADKKFARKPPRFSCLLPDPRELIEIKNKKKLLITGTEQFNQKPKKGIQFLQEKGLLTIPMDNTEVAQWLRENPRLDKKMIGEFVSDRKNIDLLESFVSTFSFQGLRLDEALRLYLEAFRLPGEAPVIQRLLEAFTERWMNCNGSPFANSDACFSLAYAVIMLNTDQHNHNVRKQNAPMTLEEFRKNLKGVNGGKDFEQDILEDMYHAIKNEEIVMPEEQTGLVRENYVWNVLLHRGATPEGIFLRVPTASYDLDLFTMTWGPTIAALSYVFDKSLEETIIQKAISGFRKCAMISAHYGLSDVFDNLIISLCKFTALSSESIENLPSVFGSNPKAHIAAKTVFHLAHRHGDILREGWKNIMEAMLQLFRAQLLPKAMVEVEDFVDPNGKISLQREETPSNRGESTVLSFVSWLTLSGPEQSSVRGPSTENQEAKRVALECIKQCDPEKMITESKFLQLESLQELMKALVSVTPDEETYDEEDAAFCLEMLLRIVLENRDRVGCVWQTVRDHLYHLCVQAQDFCFLVERAVVGLLRLAIRLLRREEISGQVLLSLRILLLMKPSVLSRVSHQVAYGLHELLKTNAANIHSGDDWATLFTLLECIGSGVKPPAALQATARADAPDAGAQSDSELSSYHQNDVSLDRGYTSDSEVYTDHGRPGKIHRSATDADVVNSGWLVVGKDDIDNSKPGPSHPGPSPLINQYSLTVGLDLGPHDTKSLLKCVESLSFIVRDAAHITPDNFELCVKTLRIFVEASLNGGGSGCKSQEKRGKSHKYDSKGNRFKKKSKEGSMLRRPRTSSQHASRGGQSDDDEDEGVPASYHTVSLQVSQDLLDLMHTLHTRAASIYSSWAEEQRHLETGGQKIEADSRTLWAHCWCPLLQGIACLCCDARRQVRMQALTYLQRALLVHDLQKLDALEWESCFNKVLFPLLTKLLENISPADVGGMEETRMRASTLLSKVFLQHLSPLLSLSTFAALWLTILDFMDKYMHAGSSDLLSEAIPESLKNMLLVMDTAEIFHSADARGGGPSALWEITWERIDCFLPHLRDELFKQTVIQDFEKPEGPRAASSSSPGSPVASSPSRLSPTPDGPPPLAQPPLILQPLASPLQVGVPPMTLPIILNPALIEATSPVPLLATPRPTDPIPTSEVN, encoded by the exons ATCCCACCCATGAGGGCACAGCAGAGGGCATGGAGAACATGGCGGATGCTGTCACCCATGCTCGTTTTGTGGGCACTGATCCTGCCAGTGATGAAGTTGTCCTGATGAAAATCCTTCAG ATTCTACGGACTCTGCTGCTAACCCCAGTGGGTGCCCACCTTACCAATGAATCTGTGTGTGAGATTATGCAGTCTTGCTTCCGGATCTGCTTTGAAATGAGGCTCAGTG AGTTATTGAGAAAATCCGCAGAGCACACTCTCGTAGACATGGTGCAGCTGCTCTTCACAAG GTTACCTCAGTTTAAAGAAGAACCCAAGAGCTATGTGGGGACCAACATGAAGAAG ATATCTCCATGTCTCCTCAACAAACTGGAGCTAAGTAGTGGGGAGCAGACCAAAGCCCTGAACCAGTTAGAGAGGGTACTACTCTTTAAGAACCTCaag CTGAAAATGAGAGCTGGAGGCATGAGTGATTCAtccaaatggaagaaacagaAGAGATCCCCTCGGCCCCCACGCCATATGACCAAAGTCACACCAGGTTCAGAGCTGCCCACTCCCAATGGAACCACCTTATCATCTAACCTCACTG GCAGCATGCCCTTCATTGATGTGCCCACTCCCATCTCCTCTGCAAGTTCAGAAGCTGCCTCAGCAGTGGTCAGTCCCTCTACAGACAGTGGCCTGGAATTCTCCTCCCAAACCACTTCCAAGGAAGACCTTACTGATCTAGAGCAACCTGGCTCTCCAGGGTACAGCACAGCTACAGAACCTGGGAGCAGTGAGCTAGGTGTTCCCGAGCAGCCTGACCTCCAG CAGGAAGGGACCCATGTGGAAAAGTCCCAGTCAGCATCTGTGGAGTCCATCCCTGAAGTGTTAGAGGAGTGCACGTCCCCTGCCGACCACTCTGACTCTGCCTCTGTCCATGACATGGATTACGTCAATCCCCGGGGCGTGCGCTTTACACAGTCCTCCCAGAAAGAAG GCACAGCTTTGGTCCCCTATGGTCTTCCCTGCATCCGCGAGCTCTTCCGCTTCCTCATCTCCCTCACCAATCCACACGACCGCCATAACTCAGAGGTTATGATTCACATGGGACTGCATTTGCTGACAGTGGCCCTTGAGTCAGCCCCTGTAGCCCAGTGCCAGACCCTCTTGGGCCTCATCAAGGATGAGATGTGCCGTCACTTATTCCAG CTACTCAGCATAGAGCGACTGAACCTTTATGCTGCTTCCCTGCGAGTATGCTTCCTACTGTTTGAGAGCATGCGAGAGCACCTCAAGTTCCAAATGGAG atgtacatcaaaaagcttatggaGATCATCACTGTGGAGAACCCCAAGATGCCTTACGAGATGAAGGAGATGGCACTGGAGGCCATTGTGCAGCTCTGGCGCATCCCCAGCTTTGTCACAGAGCTCTACATCAACTATGATTGTGACTACTACTGTTCCAACCTCTTTGAGGATCTCACAAAGCTGCTGTCCAAG AATGCCTTCCCTGTGTCTGGTCAACTCTATACAACACACCTACTATCTCTTGATGCCCTATTGACAGTGATTGACAGCACCGAGGCCCACTGCcaggccaaagtcctcaacagCCTCACCCAGCAAGAGAAGAAGGAGACAGCCAGACCAAGCTGTGAGATAGTAGATGGCACCCGAGAAGCTAGCAATA CTGAGAGAACTGCCAGCGATGGGAAAGCTGTAGGCATGGCCTCAGACATCCCAGGCCTGCATCTGCCAGGTGGAGGGTGGCTGCCACCAGAACATGGGAAACCAGGACGCAGTGATATGGAGGAAGCTGTTGACTCTGGGG CTGACAAAAAGTTTGCCCGGAAGCCACCTCGATTTTCCTGTCTCCTGCCAGATCCACGGGAactaattgaaattaaaaacaaaaagaag CTGCTAATCACTGGCACAGAGCAGTTCAATCAGAAACCAAAGAAGGGGATTCAGTTTCTGCAAGAGAAAGGCCTCCTCACCATCCCAATGGACAACACAGAGGTTGCTCAGTGGCTCCGAGAGAACCCTCGGCTGGACAAGAAGATGATTGGAGAGTTTGTGAGTGACCGCAAAAACATTGACCTGTTGGAGAGCTTTGTGAG CACCTTCAGTTTTCAGGGTCTGCGACTGGACGAAGCTCTCCGCCTCTACCTGGAAGCCTTCCGTTTGCCTGGGGAAGCACCAGTCATCCAGAGGTTGCTGGAGGCATTCACAGAGCGTTGGATG AATTGTAATGGCTCCCCATTTGCCAATAGCGATGCCTGCTTTTCCCTGGCCTATGCTGTCATCATGCTTAATACTGACCAGCACAACCACAATGTTCGTAAACAGAATGCACCCATGACCCTGGAG GAGTTTCGCAAAAATCTAAAAGGTGTGAACGGAGGCAAGGACTTTGAGCAAGACATCCTGGAGGACATGTACCATGCCATCAA GAATGAGGAAATTGTAATGCCTGAGGAACAGACAGGCTTGGTTCGGGAGAACTATGTGTGGAATGTGCTGCTTCATCGAGGTGCCACCCCTGAGGGCATATTCCTGCGTGTGCCTACTGCCAGCTATGATCTTGACCTCTTCACCATGACCTGGGGCCCCACTATTGCTGCTCTCTCTTATGTCTTTGACAAAAGCCTTGAGGAGACAATCATCCAGAAAGCCATCTCAGGCTTCAG GAAGTGCGCCATGATCTCCGCCCACTATGGCCTCAGCGATGTGTTTGACAATCTCATCATCTCTCTATGCAAATTCACAGCTCTCAGCAGTGAG TCTATTGAGAACCTGCCCAGTGTATTTGGAAGCAACCCTAAAGCCCATATTGCAGCCAAGACAGTATTCCATTTGGCCCATCGTCATGGTGACATCTTGCGGGAGGGCTGGAAGAATATCATGGAGGCCATGCTGCAGCTCTTCCGAGCCCAACTACTGCCCAAGGCTATGGTAGAG GTAGAAGATTTTGTGGATCCCAATGGCAAGATCTCTCTACAGCGGGAAGAGACACCATCAAACCG AGGAGAGTCAACAGTGCTGAGCTTTGTGAGCTGGCTAACACTGAGTGGTCCTGAGCAGTCTAGTGTGCGGGGCCCATCCACTGAAAACCAAGAGGCCAAGAGAGTGGCCTTAGAGTGTATAAAG CAATGTGACCCAGAAAAAATGATCACAGAAAGCAAGTTCCTCCAGCTGGAATCACTACAGGAGCTCATGAAG GCTCTGGTCTCAGTGACACCAGATGAAGAGACATATGATGAGGAAGATGCTGCTTTCTGCCTAGAGATGCTGCTAAGGATTGTGTTGGAGAACAG GGATCGTGTGGGCTGTGTGTGGCAGACTGTTCGAGACCATCTATACCACCTCTGTGTTCAGGCACAAGATTTCTGCTTCCTTGTGGAGCGGGCAGTGGTGGGGTTGCTACGCCTGGCCATTCGGCTGCTCCGGAGAGAAGAGATCAGTGGTCAG GTGCTGCTCTCTCTACGCATTTTGCTACTGATGAAACCCAGTGTGCTATCCCGAGTCAGCCACCAGGTTGCGTACGGGCTCCATGAACTCCTGAAGACCAACGCAGCCAACATCCACTCAGGTGATGACTGGGCCACACTCTTCACGCTGCTGGAGTGCATCGGCTCAGGTGTGAAGCCTCCAGCTGCTCTGCAGGCCACAGCCAGAGCAGATGCACCTGATGCTG GGGCCCAGTCAGACAGTGAGCTCTCATCCTACCATCAGAATGATGTGAGCCTGGATCGAGGGTACACTTCCGACTCAGAGGTCTACACTGACCATGGCAGGCCGGGCAAGATACACCGATCAGCCACAGATGCCGATGTGGTCAACAGTGGTTGGTTAGTG GTCGGGAAGGATGACATTGATAACTCCAAGCCAGGGCCCAGCCACCCAGGCCCTTCACCCCTGATCAATCAATACAGCCTAACAGTGGGACTGGATTTGGGGCCACATGACACTAAGTCTCTGCTTAAGTGTGTGGAATCGCTGTCCTTCATCGTGCGTGATGCTGCCCATATCACACCTGACAACTTCGAGCTCTGTGTCAAGACTCTCCGGATCTTTGTGGAGGCCAGTCTGAATGGCGGTGGGTCAG GATGCAAGTCCCAGGAGAAACGTGGCAAGAGTCACAAATATGACAGCAAAGGGAACCGCTTCAAGAAGAAATCCAAAGAGGGATCAATGCTTCGCCGGCCTCGAACCTCCAGCCAACATGCCTCTCGGGGCGGGCAGAGTGATGATGATGAGGACGAAGGCGTGCCTGCCAGCTACCATACGGTGTCTTTACAGGTCAGTCAGGAC TTGCTAGACCTGATGCACACCCTGCACACGCGGGCAGCCTCTATCTACAGCTCATGGGCGGAGGAGCAACGCCACCTGGAGACAGGTGGCCAGAAGATTGAAGCTGATTCTCGCACCCTCTGGGCCCACTGCTGGTGCCCTTTACTGCAGG GTATTGCCTGCCTGTGCTGCGATGCCCGGCGCCAGGTACGGATGCAGGCACTGACCTATCTGCAGCGAGCACTACTTGTACATGATCTGCAAAAGCTAGATGCCCTGGAATGGGAGTCCTGTTTTAACAAG GTGCTGTTTCCTCTACTTACCAAGCTCTTGGAGAACATCAGCCCTGCAGATGTGGGTGGGATGGAGGAGACCCGGATGAGGGCTTCCACATTGCTCTCTAAG GTCTTCCTGCAGCACCTGTCTCCACTGCTGTCACTCTCTACCTTTGCGGCCCTCTGGCTCACCATCTTGGACTTCATGGACAAGTACATGCACGCAGGTTCCAGCGACTTACTG TCAGAGGCGATCCCTGAGTCTCTGAAGAACATGCTTCTGGTGATGGACACAGCGGAGATTTTCCACAGTGCAGATGCACGGGGAGGCGGCCCCTCGGCCCTCTGGGAGATCACCTGGGAACGCATTGACTGTTTTCTGCCTCACCTACGAGATGAACTCTTCAAGCAGACCGTCATCCAGG ACTTTGAGAAGCCTGAAGGCCCCCGAGCCGCCAGCAGCAGCTCCCCAGGATCACCAGTGGCCTCAAGCCCCAGCAGGCTGAGCCCCACCCCCGATGGGCCTCCACCCTTGGCTCAGCCCCCACTGATCCTGCAGCCCTTGGCCTCCCCACTGCAGGTGGGCGTGCCACCTATGACTCTGCCCATCATCCTCAACCCTGCGCTCATCGAGGCCACCTCACCAGTGCCCCTCCTGGCCACACCCCGCCCCACAGATCCCATACCCACCTCTGAGGTCAACTAA